One Desulfobulbus oligotrophicus DNA segment encodes these proteins:
- the dprA gene encoding DNA-processing protein DprA has product MHQDVEDWLTLSFLPGLGCTLINYLVEQLGTPGDVFSRPDQVASLPRYGTRLSTLLNSKKQLRAARTRAQEELELIAKADVQLLVPPSPQYPAALYAFPDRPVLLYCRGNIDVLQQRSVAVVGSRNATDYGRRVAMKLAGDLASAGLTVVSGAAYGIDAAAHHSALAATGATVAVLGCGLDVVYPRAHADLFGKISAQGLLLSEYPLGTQPEGFRFPARNRIISGLVEGVVVVEATEKSGSLITARLALDQGKEVFAVPGRIDSPRSAGTHRLIQQGAHLVHTVDDILLGLSWNQHSGTPRSNEPAEEDDHAGNALTAQEQAVLAQIDTYPRDIETIADLTGLSFAELHGLLLQLELKGLVRQLAGQQYESLEYTND; this is encoded by the coding sequence ATGCACCAGGATGTTGAAGACTGGCTGACCTTATCGTTTCTTCCCGGTTTGGGATGCACCCTGATTAACTATCTGGTTGAGCAGTTGGGGACGCCCGGTGATGTTTTTTCCAGGCCGGATCAGGTTGCCTCGTTACCCCGGTACGGGACACGTTTGTCAACGCTGTTGAACAGTAAAAAGCAGCTGCGTGCGGCAAGAACCCGTGCTCAGGAAGAGTTGGAGTTGATCGCGAAAGCTGATGTGCAGCTCCTGGTGCCGCCTTCTCCGCAATATCCTGCTGCCCTGTATGCATTTCCTGATCGCCCGGTGCTGCTGTACTGTCGTGGTAACATCGACGTCTTGCAGCAACGTTCAGTTGCTGTTGTCGGCTCTAGAAATGCCACCGATTATGGAAGACGCGTGGCGATGAAGCTGGCCGGTGATTTGGCCTCTGCAGGGCTTACCGTTGTATCGGGTGCGGCGTATGGAATTGATGCGGCCGCTCATCATAGTGCCCTGGCAGCGACCGGCGCAACCGTTGCTGTTCTGGGCTGTGGACTCGATGTGGTGTATCCCCGGGCCCATGCAGACCTGTTTGGTAAAATTAGTGCACAAGGCCTGTTGCTCAGCGAGTACCCTTTAGGGACACAACCTGAAGGGTTTCGCTTCCCGGCGCGCAATCGGATCATCAGCGGGCTGGTTGAAGGAGTCGTTGTGGTTGAGGCCACTGAAAAGTCGGGATCTTTGATCACTGCCAGGTTGGCCCTGGATCAGGGAAAGGAGGTCTTTGCCGTTCCCGGCCGGATTGATTCACCAAGGAGCGCTGGAACCCACCGCCTGATTCAGCAGGGTGCGCATCTTGTTCACACTGTTGATGATATTTTGCTCGGCCTTTCCTGGAATCAACACAGCGGCACTCCCCGTTCCAACGAACCAGCGGAGGAGGATGACCACGCCGGCAACGCCCTGACTGCTCAAGAGCAGGCTGTCCTTGCCCAGATCGACACCTATCCTCGTGATATCGAGACCATAGCAGACCTCACCGGTCTTTCTTTTGCAGAGTTGCATGGCCTCTTGTTGCAGCTTGAGCTCAAAGGACTGGTCCGCCAGCTCGCAGGACAGCAGTATGAGAGCCTGGAATATACAAACGACTGA
- a CDS encoding glucose-6-phosphate isomerase — protein MKDFTALRAVHQLQDLAKRPYDLTSDNALTVQRLETFKTSMCGFDLLYATQRVDENILKALQELADEAGLVEALAAMQTGAVLNRIEGYASEDRQVLHTACRDIFTESPMAGDASAKAQRELAKLQSFLDELADGTVVNQAGQPFSTMVQVGIGGSDLGPRAICLALKAYSLPGRSAQFIANVDPDDAAEVLQELDLSTTLFNIVSKSGTTLETLTNEQLIRDSLIKAGLDPAHHVLAVTGEGSPMDDPSRYLRSFYMEDYIGGRYSATSMVGVVTLGFVLGFAAVMEFLKGAHEVDRAALQPAVRSNIPLLLALLGIWNHNFLGYPTVAILPYSQALSRFPAHLQQCDMESNGKSVTRQGREVAWKTGPVVWGEPGTNGQHAFYQLIHQGTEVVPVEFIGFRQSRYGVDVMIEGTSSQQKLVANMLAQSLALAMGKDDENPARRFQGNRPNSVLLADRLTPRSMGSLLAMYEHKIAFQGFCWHINSFDQEGVQLGKVLAQQLLSILTQPDNQYGEEVLGKQMLRIAGLY, from the coding sequence ATGAAAGACTTCACTGCTTTGAGAGCGGTCCATCAGTTACAGGACCTGGCGAAAAGACCATATGACCTGACATCTGATAATGCGTTAACCGTTCAACGTCTTGAAACCTTTAAGACATCGATGTGTGGGTTTGATCTGCTGTATGCAACGCAGCGAGTCGATGAGAACATTCTGAAGGCTTTGCAGGAACTTGCCGATGAGGCAGGGCTGGTTGAAGCGTTGGCGGCAATGCAGACCGGTGCTGTGCTGAACCGGATTGAAGGCTATGCCAGTGAGGATCGTCAGGTGTTACATACGGCGTGTCGGGATATCTTTACCGAGTCACCAATGGCCGGGGACGCGTCTGCCAAGGCGCAGCGTGAACTGGCAAAGCTGCAGTCTTTTCTTGATGAGCTGGCGGATGGAACTGTGGTTAATCAGGCGGGACAGCCCTTTTCAACCATGGTGCAGGTTGGTATCGGTGGTTCAGATCTTGGGCCCAGGGCGATCTGCCTGGCGCTGAAGGCATACAGTCTGCCGGGCCGTTCTGCACAGTTTATTGCCAATGTTGATCCTGATGACGCGGCCGAGGTGTTGCAGGAGTTGGACCTGTCGACAACTTTGTTCAATATTGTGTCAAAAAGCGGAACCACCTTGGAGACCTTGACCAATGAACAGCTGATTCGCGATTCCCTGATAAAGGCCGGTCTTGACCCGGCACATCATGTGTTGGCAGTAACCGGTGAGGGAAGCCCCATGGATGATCCCAGCCGTTATTTACGATCCTTTTACATGGAAGACTATATTGGCGGCCGTTACTCTGCCACTTCAATGGTTGGTGTTGTCACATTAGGGTTTGTACTGGGTTTTGCAGCAGTTATGGAGTTCCTGAAAGGAGCGCACGAAGTGGACCGCGCTGCCCTGCAACCTGCTGTTCGCTCGAACATTCCACTGCTGCTCGCTCTGTTGGGGATCTGGAATCATAATTTTCTTGGGTATCCCACGGTGGCAATCTTGCCGTACAGCCAGGCACTGTCACGTTTCCCGGCACATCTGCAACAGTGCGACATGGAGAGTAATGGTAAATCTGTCACCCGGCAAGGGAGAGAGGTCGCTTGGAAAACCGGTCCCGTGGTCTGGGGAGAACCCGGGACCAACGGGCAACATGCCTTTTACCAGTTGATCCATCAGGGAACAGAGGTGGTACCGGTTGAATTTATCGGCTTTCGTCAGAGCCGATACGGTGTGGATGTCATGATCGAAGGCACCTCTTCACAACAGAAGCTGGTGGCAAATATGCTTGCCCAGTCTTTGGCTCTGGCAATGGGTAAGGACGACGAAAATCCAGCCCGGCGTTTTCAGGGAAATCGACCGAATTCAGTGTTGCTGGCGGATCGGTTAACGCCGAGATCGATGGGGAGTCTGCTTGCAATGTATGAACATAAAATTGCGTTTCAAGGATTTTGCTGGCACATCAACTCATTTGATCAGGAGGGGGTGCAGTTAGGCAAAGTTCTTGCTCAACAGCTTTTATCGATTCTTACCCAACCAGACAACCAGTATGGAGAAGAGGTGTTGGGGAAACAGATGCTCCGCATAGCCGGTTTGTACTGA
- the dsrB gene encoding dissimilatory-type sulfite reductase subunit beta has protein sequence MGYDPKNPMEGRITDLGPRYYGDFLPPVIKENKGKWLYHEILEPGVLVHVSETGAKVFTVRCGSARLLTVNRVRLYCDIADQHCDGYVRFTTRNNVEFMVASEEKLEALKATLLKHKNVLPIGGTGACVTNIVHTQGWVHCHTPATDASGPVKAVMDDLFEYFGSMVLPAQVRIALACCLNMCGAVHASDIAILGIHRKPPMIDHDRITGVCEIPLAVASCPLGAIKPAKATNSAGEEVKSVAVNNERCMFCGNCYTMCPAMPLADPDGDGIAILVGGKVSNTRSAPKFSKLVVPFLPNTTPRWPEVVACVRQILVAYAKDAKKYERLGEWAERIGWEKFFEKAGIPFTDKSVDDYRLAYDTWRTTSQFKYTSHTAAYTE, from the coding sequence ATGGGTTACGATCCGAAAAATCCTATGGAAGGCCGGATTACCGACTTAGGGCCGCGCTATTACGGTGATTTTTTGCCACCGGTTATTAAAGAGAACAAAGGTAAATGGCTCTATCATGAGATCTTGGAGCCGGGCGTACTTGTGCATGTTTCTGAGACCGGAGCAAAGGTGTTCACCGTTCGTTGTGGCTCAGCCCGTCTTTTGACTGTGAACCGTGTCCGTCTGTACTGCGACATCGCTGATCAACATTGTGACGGCTACGTCCGTTTCACGACTCGCAACAACGTTGAGTTCATGGTTGCCAGTGAAGAGAAGCTGGAAGCACTGAAGGCCACCCTGCTCAAACATAAAAATGTTCTGCCGATCGGCGGCACAGGCGCCTGTGTGACCAACATCGTTCATACTCAGGGCTGGGTCCACTGTCATACCCCGGCAACCGATGCATCCGGACCGGTTAAAGCAGTTATGGACGACCTGTTCGAGTACTTTGGATCCATGGTTTTGCCGGCACAGGTCCGTATCGCGTTGGCCTGCTGCCTCAACATGTGTGGTGCTGTCCATGCTTCTGACATCGCGATTCTTGGTATTCACCGCAAGCCACCGATGATTGACCACGATCGTATTACCGGTGTTTGTGAGATTCCACTTGCTGTTGCCTCCTGTCCTCTGGGCGCAATAAAGCCTGCAAAGGCGACCAACTCGGCAGGCGAGGAAGTGAAGTCAGTTGCAGTCAATAACGAGCGCTGTATGTTCTGCGGTAACTGTTATACAATGTGTCCGGCTATGCCACTGGCAGACCCGGATGGTGACGGCATCGCCATTCTGGTGGGTGGTAAAGTTTCCAATACCAGATCAGCACCTAAGTTCTCCAAGCTGGTGGTCCCGTTCTTGCCGAACACAACTCCACGATGGCCGGAGGTTGTCGCCTGTGTACGACAGATCCTTGTGGCCTATGCTAAGGATGCGAAGAAGTATGAGCGACTTGGTGAGTGGGCGGAACGAATCGGCTGGGAGAAGTTTTTTGAGAAGGCAGGAATCCCCTTTACTGATAAATCGGTCGATGACTATCGACTGGCGTACGACACGTGG
- the dnaG gene encoding DNA primase: protein MSESPFGDQIKNSVKEAADIVEVVGEVVALRRSASRWVGLCPFHSEKTPSFSVNPQGQFFHCFGCGEHGDVFSFVMKYHHMEFPEALKVLAQKYGIPVPERQLSAAQRKQLQKREQLYEANEAAALLYQHCLQHSKFGAVARSYLEQRGVPAKIIEHYRLGCAPDPDQVGWSYATDQLRNQGISQDSLSKAGLSAVSNRGGYYDRFRSRIMFPIIDMTGRVAAFGGRILGDGAPKYMNSPESPVFDKGRLLFGLHQHRETIRRQRRALIVEGNFDLLLLAAHGVDCAVAPLGTALTRDHIRSLRPYSLETILLFDADAAGLKAVMRCIPYFLAEQVEARVALLPAGHDPDSFIRAEGSAAVIDLMENARPLAEFAFDRLADEHGLTLAGKNKIIAELKQLLKEATDAEQRGLMASHFSAKLGVSPEYFITEKVMAKRPAMSTAAAQPQGLAALSRKEKQFVDFLILHPHSIEELEKAGLDVVFKDSALLHFVQLVKDVARGASCRPEDVLEQVVEEHDRTYIVRVLTRIAPSESEQPDHARRECEELVQWLQKNARKQTAASLQEKINQAERLGDTHLLMELLHQKQILQQK, encoded by the coding sequence ATGAGCGAGTCGCCCTTTGGGGATCAGATAAAAAACTCTGTGAAAGAGGCTGCCGATATTGTCGAGGTTGTCGGCGAAGTTGTGGCGCTGAGGCGTTCTGCCAGCCGGTGGGTAGGGTTGTGTCCTTTTCACAGTGAAAAAACGCCGTCGTTTTCAGTTAACCCCCAGGGACAATTTTTTCATTGTTTTGGCTGTGGTGAGCACGGGGATGTCTTTTCCTTTGTGATGAAATATCATCATATGGAATTTCCGGAGGCCTTAAAGGTTCTGGCGCAGAAATACGGTATACCTGTGCCTGAGCGTCAGCTGTCTGCTGCTCAGCGAAAACAACTGCAGAAACGCGAGCAGCTGTACGAGGCCAATGAGGCTGCCGCCCTGTTGTATCAGCATTGTCTGCAGCACTCAAAGTTCGGTGCCGTAGCCCGGAGCTACCTTGAACAGCGGGGCGTGCCGGCAAAGATTATTGAACACTATCGATTGGGCTGTGCGCCGGATCCTGACCAGGTGGGCTGGAGTTATGCAACTGATCAGTTACGCAACCAGGGCATATCACAGGACAGTCTGAGCAAGGCAGGGCTGTCGGCCGTCAGCAACCGGGGCGGATATTATGACCGGTTCCGATCACGGATCATGTTTCCAATTATAGATATGACCGGTCGGGTTGCAGCTTTTGGCGGCCGTATCCTTGGCGATGGTGCCCCTAAGTACATGAACTCTCCGGAAAGTCCTGTTTTTGATAAAGGACGTTTACTTTTCGGCTTGCATCAGCACCGGGAAACCATACGTCGCCAGCGTCGTGCTTTAATCGTTGAAGGCAACTTTGATTTACTCCTGCTGGCGGCCCACGGCGTTGATTGTGCAGTTGCTCCTTTAGGGACGGCGTTAACCCGTGATCACATCCGTTCTTTGCGTCCATACAGCCTGGAAACTATTCTTCTTTTTGATGCAGACGCTGCCGGTTTGAAAGCAGTCATGCGTTGTATCCCTTATTTTTTGGCGGAACAGGTTGAGGCGCGCGTTGCCCTGTTACCTGCAGGGCATGATCCGGATTCATTTATCCGGGCTGAAGGGTCGGCTGCTGTTATCGACCTGATGGAGAATGCCCGTCCGTTGGCTGAGTTTGCCTTTGACAGGCTGGCAGATGAACATGGGTTGACGCTGGCCGGTAAAAATAAAATCATTGCCGAGTTAAAGCAGCTGCTCAAAGAGGCAACAGATGCTGAACAGCGTGGCTTGATGGCCTCTCATTTCAGTGCAAAGCTGGGGGTCTCGCCGGAGTACTTTATAACGGAAAAGGTGATGGCCAAACGTCCGGCCATGTCCACAGCTGCTGCACAACCGCAGGGGTTGGCAGCCTTGTCGAGAAAGGAAAAACAGTTTGTCGATTTTCTTATTTTGCATCCCCACTCTATCGAAGAATTAGAAAAAGCCGGGCTGGATGTGGTTTTTAAGGATTCAGCGCTCCTTCACTTTGTGCAACTTGTTAAAGATGTCGCCAGGGGGGCGAGTTGCCGGCCTGAAGACGTGCTCGAACAGGTTGTTGAAGAACATGACCGCACTTACATCGTCCGGGTGTTGACTCGGATAGCGCCGTCGGAAAGTGAACAGCCGGACCACGCACGACGAGAGTGTGAAGAGCTGGTCCAATGGCTTCAAAAAAATGCCCGCAAACAAACTGCGGCCTCTCTACAGGAAAAGATCAATCAGGCTGAACGCCTGGGCGATACACATCTGCTGATGGAATTACTTCACCAAAAACAGATTCTGCAGCAAAAATGA
- the rpe gene encoding ribulose-phosphate 3-epimerase yields MRSLMIAPSILSADFARLGEEIKAVEMAGADVIHVDVMDGHFVPNITIGPLVVRAVRSVTDLPIDVHLMITDADQYIHDFIDAGADWVTVHVEACIHLHRTLTAIRERGKKAGVVLNPATSLMTLEYVLTEVDLVMLMSVNPGFGGQSFIETSLEKTRRLRQMLDAVNPAIGIEVDGGIGPATIAKMAAAGANIFVAGSAIYGQPDYQAVISQMKQLARDAAEEGI; encoded by the coding sequence ATGCGATCGTTGATGATAGCCCCCTCTATTCTCTCAGCCGACTTTGCCCGGTTGGGTGAAGAGATCAAGGCCGTGGAAATGGCAGGAGCAGATGTTATCCATGTGGATGTCATGGACGGACATTTTGTTCCGAACATCACGATTGGACCACTGGTGGTCCGGGCTGTACGTTCTGTGACCGACCTGCCGATTGACGTTCATTTGATGATAACGGATGCTGATCAGTATATTCATGACTTTATTGATGCCGGAGCCGATTGGGTGACTGTGCACGTTGAAGCCTGTATTCACCTGCACCGTACCCTCACCGCAATTCGAGAACGGGGAAAAAAGGCAGGTGTGGTCCTTAACCCGGCAACCTCTCTCATGACCCTGGAATACGTGTTGACGGAAGTTGATCTCGTTATGCTGATGAGTGTCAATCCAGGATTTGGCGGGCAATCATTTATTGAGACATCACTGGAGAAAACCAGGCGTCTTCGTCAGATGCTTGATGCCGTAAACCCAGCGATCGGTATTGAAGTCGATGGTGGTATCGGTCCTGCAACCATAGCAAAGATGGCGGCTGCAGGTGCTAATATTTTTGTTGCCGGTTCGGCAATTTACGGACAGCCGGATTATCAGGCTGTTATTTCCCAGATGAAACAACTCGCAAGAGATGCCGCAGAAGAGGGGATATGA
- a CDS encoding DNA integrity scanning protein DisA nucleotide-binding domain protein — translation MPLSTLQHHSSFVRRCVSDILNGLSDGLTHFSGVSRAALIFALSPESPMMICDPQNLLKGHEPIFKSLYIDNQRWRINEKLQYCRSRFAEILPVKDPGLAGLLSNGGHSRAVFFQQWFTEHHPDMCSIGPTECWLEHAVWRLSHDLANDAELYTGISGYFLKEYATHAVRDYIIDQMNMQLGWDSLMRVYPILDAVLMISGTQEEGSWPEGKLLFVDSSMHDQLHFLVRFQKQSQPRLVNFKHVRKLLLTVERSTRHLVSDGRAILGICDSTLPAFSLCADFQGRRGFFRVNRAKVCSFADGRFTSTTYQGKLVQLEEVLLETNLERADSFFMFKIVASLVHHAQRQKHGCTIVIDLNEQPIEISGQNLVPPLDLRKPLILKLARSLVKVDGALHIGADMHLHGFACLLDGRSFAGEDLARGARYNSALRFTAEHPNIIIVVVSSDRPVSIIHQGMDVQGVCTWHQQGGCFYRIDHLDTWVGI, via the coding sequence ATGCCCCTTTCTACTCTTCAACATCACTCTTCGTTTGTTCGCCGTTGTGTGAGCGATATCCTCAATGGGCTCAGTGACGGCCTGACACACTTCTCCGGAGTGAGCCGGGCAGCGTTGATCTTTGCCCTCAGCCCTGAAAGCCCGATGATGATCTGTGATCCGCAGAATCTGCTCAAGGGGCATGAGCCTATTTTTAAAAGTCTGTATATTGACAACCAGCGATGGAGGATCAACGAAAAGCTCCAGTACTGTCGCAGTCGTTTTGCCGAGATATTACCGGTCAAGGATCCTGGTTTGGCGGGTTTGCTGAGTAATGGAGGACACTCGCGAGCTGTTTTTTTTCAGCAATGGTTTACTGAACATCATCCTGACATGTGCTCCATCGGACCGACCGAGTGCTGGCTTGAACATGCGGTATGGCGCTTATCCCACGATCTCGCCAACGATGCGGAGTTGTATACTGGGATTTCCGGTTATTTCCTCAAGGAATATGCGACGCACGCCGTGCGTGACTACATCATAGACCAGATGAACATGCAGCTCGGCTGGGACAGTTTAATGCGGGTTTATCCGATTCTGGATGCAGTGCTGATGATTTCAGGCACTCAGGAGGAGGGATCGTGGCCTGAAGGCAAGCTGTTGTTTGTTGATTCGAGTATGCACGACCAACTGCATTTTCTGGTGCGGTTCCAAAAGCAGTCACAGCCGCGGTTGGTTAATTTTAAACATGTGCGCAAGCTTCTTCTTACCGTGGAACGATCGACACGGCACCTGGTGAGTGATGGCCGGGCGATTTTGGGTATCTGTGACAGCACGTTACCGGCTTTTTCTCTGTGCGCGGATTTTCAGGGTCGACGGGGTTTTTTCAGGGTGAACAGGGCAAAGGTGTGCAGTTTTGCCGATGGACGATTTACGTCAACGACCTATCAGGGCAAACTGGTCCAGCTGGAAGAGGTGCTGCTGGAGACGAATTTAGAACGTGCCGACAGCTTTTTCATGTTTAAAATTGTGGCCAGTCTGGTGCACCATGCACAGAGACAGAAGCATGGCTGCACCATTGTCATTGATCTCAATGAACAGCCGATCGAAATTTCCGGGCAAAATCTTGTGCCTCCGCTTGATCTGCGCAAACCGCTCATCTTAAAGCTGGCCAGATCTTTAGTGAAGGTGGACGGCGCTCTTCACATCGGAGCAGACATGCATCTTCATGGCTTTGCCTGTCTTCTGGATGGCCGCTCTTTTGCCGGTGAAGATCTGGCCAGGGGGGCGCGTTATAATTCAGCCTTACGTTTTACAGCAGAGCACCCGAACATTATTATTGTTGTGGTGTCCTCGGATCGGCCGGTCTCGATTATACACCAGGGCATGGATGTTCAAGGTGTTTGCACCTGGCACCAGCAGGGAGGATGCTTTTACCGGATTGATCATCTTGATACGTGGGTCGGTATCTAG
- the dsrA gene encoding dissimilatory-type sulfite reductase subunit alpha, whose protein sequence is MAKHETPLLDQLESGPWPSFVTDLKEQAATKPECWDILGQLELSYKDRITHWKHGGIVGVFGYGGGIVGRYSDVPEKFPGVEHFHTVRVAQPSGMYYTTKNLRDLMDLWEKYGSGVTNIHGSTGDLIFLGTRTENLEPLFWDLTHDLGQDLGGSGSNLRTPSACLGESRCEWSLYDAQEACHQLTMMYQDEIHRPAFPYKFKFKFSGCPNDCVAAVARSDFSVIGTWKDNIRIDQAAVKKYINNEAGYPANGGAHKGGPWDGKFDIQAEVLDLCPTRCMWMEGDELKINDAECTRCMHCINVMPRALRPGVQKGASILIGAKAPILDGAQFSTLIIPFVEVSAEDDFQGLVDVIEKVWDWWMEVGKNRERVGETMQRVGLPTFLRVMEIDPLPQHVREPRSNPYIFWREEEVPGGWERDIVEFRKRHAA, encoded by the coding sequence ATGGCAAAGCATGAAACGCCTCTATTGGATCAATTGGAATCTGGTCCGTGGCCGAGTTTCGTCACCGATCTTAAAGAGCAGGCTGCCACAAAGCCTGAATGTTGGGACATTCTTGGTCAGCTTGAACTGTCCTACAAGGATCGGATCACCCATTGGAAGCATGGTGGTATTGTAGGTGTTTTCGGGTACGGTGGCGGGATCGTCGGCCGATATTCAGATGTCCCGGAAAAATTTCCTGGTGTAGAGCACTTTCATACTGTTCGTGTTGCTCAACCGTCAGGCATGTACTACACAACCAAAAACCTTCGTGACTTGATGGATCTGTGGGAGAAGTATGGCTCCGGCGTGACCAATATTCACGGCTCCACCGGTGACCTCATTTTCCTTGGAACGCGCACCGAGAATCTCGAGCCGTTGTTCTGGGATCTGACACATGATTTGGGACAGGACCTCGGCGGCTCGGGCTCCAACCTGCGTACCCCCTCTGCTTGTCTTGGTGAGTCTCGTTGCGAATGGTCTCTGTACGATGCTCAGGAGGCCTGTCACCAGCTGACAATGATGTATCAGGATGAAATTCACCGTCCGGCCTTCCCCTATAAGTTTAAATTTAAGTTTTCCGGCTGCCCGAACGACTGTGTTGCCGCGGTTGCTCGTTCCGATTTCTCCGTAATCGGCACCTGGAAGGACAATATCCGGATAGATCAGGCTGCAGTTAAAAAATATATCAACAATGAAGCAGGATATCCGGCCAATGGCGGTGCCCATAAGGGCGGACCGTGGGATGGTAAGTTCGATATCCAGGCGGAAGTTCTTGATCTTTGCCCAACCCGCTGTATGTGGATGGAAGGCGATGAGCTGAAGATTAACGATGCGGAATGTACCCGTTGCATGCACTGTATTAACGTCATGCCACGAGCTCTTCGCCCCGGTGTACAGAAAGGTGCCTCCATTCTTATCGGCGCTAAAGCACCGATTCTAGACGGTGCCCAGTTCTCCACCTTGATTATTCCATTTGTTGAGGTGAGTGCAGAAGACGATTTCCAGGGCCTTGTTGATGTTATTGAAAAGGTATGGGACTGGTGGATGGAAGTTGGTAAAAACCGTGAGCGGGTCGGTGAGACCATGCAGCGCGTCGGATTGCCGACCTTCCTGAGAGTTATGGAGATAGATCCTTTGCCGCAGCATGTGCGAGAGCCGCGTTCAAACCCGTATATCTTCTGGAGAGAAGAAGAGGTGCCCGGTGGTTGGGAACGTGACATTGTAGAATTTAGAAAGCGTCATGCTGCCTAA
- a CDS encoding sigma-70 family RNA polymerase sigma factor, with the protein MSESLKRCLCKVMGSLSPREEKVLRMRYGIELGCDHTLEEVGQCFSVTRERIRQIEAQALKKLRHPTRSEELQTFMID; encoded by the coding sequence ATGTCTGAAAGTCTCAAGCGCTGTCTGTGTAAGGTGATGGGATCGCTGTCCCCGCGTGAAGAAAAGGTGTTGCGCATGCGCTACGGGATTGAACTCGGGTGTGATCACACGTTGGAAGAGGTGGGGCAATGCTTTTCCGTCACCAGAGAACGTATCCGTCAAATTGAAGCCCAGGCGCTGAAAAAATTGCGACATCCGACGAGAAGCGAGGAATTGCAAACGTTCATGATAGATTGA
- a CDS encoding sigma-70 family RNA polymerase sigma factor: protein MKADDYLLDDDHDPAEVDGEGRESWLHPQEESDWAIRHGIERRSAFDRRLGDDRRERDRRGTGSSIDPMNIYLREMGSQRLLSHEEEMELARMIEDGETHIQRAILRLTLGITALNDLAENLLRGKVRINSVVRGLSDNDEKELTRVQDALLDQIEKANDLDARRRELFLELKHHVGDTTKEAAIVEAILAVGMDIANLFQDYRLCSKGLLSVADAVKELAQKFNKVRIVARQQELLLAARQHQMQPEVVNVDPAEVERRVTLELAETIGISWPAFIETQQEIEVGRETAKQAKDTLVRANLRLVISVSKKFLNRGMQLPDLIQEGNIGLMKAVEKYDYQRGYKFSTYATWWIRQAVARGIADQGRTIRLPVHMIETINRLLRFSKDFQRLENREPTPEEMAAQLGTDVEKVHIALKTAKDAISLDAPVSDEETPCSVILWKTMRILTPRSIRCLKVSSAVCVR from the coding sequence ATGAAGGCGGACGACTATCTTTTGGACGATGATCATGATCCTGCCGAAGTCGATGGGGAAGGCCGGGAAAGTTGGCTGCATCCTCAGGAAGAGAGTGACTGGGCTATCCGCCATGGTATTGAACGCCGCTCAGCCTTTGATCGCCGTTTAGGTGATGATCGGCGAGAAAGAGATCGCCGGGGCACAGGGAGCAGCATCGATCCGATGAATATCTACCTGCGCGAGATGGGTAGTCAACGCCTGCTCAGCCACGAAGAAGAGATGGAGCTGGCTCGGATGATCGAAGACGGAGAAACACACATCCAGCGAGCCATACTGCGTCTTACCCTAGGTATCACCGCGCTCAATGATCTGGCTGAAAATCTCCTGCGCGGTAAAGTCCGTATTAACTCTGTGGTCAGGGGACTTTCTGATAATGATGAGAAGGAACTGACCAGAGTGCAGGATGCCCTGCTTGATCAGATAGAAAAGGCCAACGATCTTGATGCCAGACGTCGCGAGCTGTTCCTTGAGTTGAAGCATCACGTGGGTGATACAACGAAAGAGGCTGCCATTGTCGAGGCAATACTTGCTGTGGGCATGGATATTGCCAATTTGTTTCAAGATTACCGGCTTTGCTCCAAGGGATTACTTTCAGTTGCAGATGCGGTTAAAGAGCTGGCCCAGAAGTTCAACAAAGTCAGGATAGTTGCCCGTCAACAGGAGCTTCTGCTGGCTGCGCGCCAGCACCAGATGCAACCCGAGGTTGTCAACGTTGATCCTGCGGAAGTCGAGAGGCGGGTTACCCTTGAGCTTGCCGAAACCATTGGCATCTCCTGGCCGGCGTTTATTGAAACCCAGCAGGAGATTGAAGTGGGGCGGGAAACCGCTAAACAGGCCAAAGATACACTGGTTCGGGCAAATCTTCGGCTTGTCATCTCTGTTTCAAAGAAATTTTTGAACCGTGGCATGCAGTTACCTGACCTTATTCAGGAAGGCAACATCGGGTTGATGAAAGCCGTTGAAAAGTACGATTATCAGCGAGGGTACAAGTTCTCCACCTATGCTACCTGGTGGATCCGCCAGGCAGTGGCCCGTGGTATTGCTGATCAGGGTCGGACTATTCGTCTTCCGGTGCACATGATAGAAACCATCAACAGGCTGCTCCGCTTTTCCAAAGACTTCCAACGGCTCGAAAACAGGGAGCCGACTCCAGAGGAAATGGCCGCCCAATTAGGAACGGATGTGGAGAAGGTACATATAGCTCTCAAAACAGCTAAAGACGCCATCTCTCTCGATGCACCGGTCAGCGACGAGGAGACACCCTGCTCAGTGATTTTGTGGAAAACCATGCGTATCCTGACCCCCAGGAGCATTCGATGTCTGAAAGTCTCAAGCGCTGTCTGTGTAAGGTGA